A region from the Brachyspira hampsonii genome encodes:
- a CDS encoding WYL domain-containing protein produces MSDKKKFERLFELYTSLMLDGLIDKNKFMYQNKISLRTFQRDMEEIQIYLQIELILENDRYTLKKEDLKKLKRGFNFDNDNLKKNVDILFSVFMKKVSSNLSFIPHSTISKLLPQNVDNEYYDVIVISNNEINNISGDSESIEKLLSCVKDLNDINFDYYIQSSNINYKVKAIAYLIYYFQGIWYLVAYDKKYKKIKTYSITSISNIEVKQKLKFNSNKEKEEYYKEYKNRISNREKLIKLIEKKRSIYWSDNELTKTTIRFNSDVAHYFKNRDYGFNQKIKKTLEDGSIIVNFDFSSFTELRIFLSPWLGSFKIISPEKFNKEFIEHLNNALSVMQSK; encoded by the coding sequence ATGTCAGATAAAAAGAAATTTGAAAGGTTATTTGAATTATATACTTCGTTAATGTTAGATGGGTTAATAGATAAAAATAAATTTATGTATCAGAATAAAATTTCTTTAAGAACATTTCAAAGGGATATGGAAGAAATACAGATATATTTACAAATAGAGCTTATTTTAGAAAATGACAGATATACTTTAAAAAAAGAAGATTTAAAGAAATTAAAAAGAGGTTTTAATTTTGATAATGATAATCTTAAAAAAAATGTAGATATACTATTTTCTGTATTTATGAAAAAGGTAAGTTCAAATTTATCTTTTATACCTCATTCAACAATATCTAAATTATTACCTCAAAATGTTGATAATGAATATTATGATGTTATTGTAATTTCAAATAATGAGATAAATAATATATCCGGAGATAGTGAGAGTATAGAAAAATTACTTTCATGCGTTAAAGATTTAAATGATATAAACTTTGATTATTATATTCAAAGCAGTAATATTAATTATAAAGTTAAAGCCATAGCATATCTTATTTATTATTTTCAGGGTATATGGTATTTAGTTGCTTATGATAAAAAATATAAAAAGATAAAAACTTATTCTATAACTAGCATATCTAATATAGAAGTAAAGCAGAAATTAAAATTTAATAGTAATAAAGAAAAAGAAGAGTATTATAAAGAATATAAAAATAGAATTAGTAATAGAGAAAAATTAATAAAATTAATAGAGAAAAAAAGAAGTATATATTGGAGTGATAATGAATTAACAAAAACTACTATTCGTTTTAATTCAGATGTTGCTCATTATTTTAAAAATAGAGATTACGGATTCAATCAAAAAATAAAAAAGACATTAGAAGATGGTTCTATAATCGTTAATTTTGATTTTTCATCTTTTACAGAACTAAGAATATTTTTAAGTCCTTGGTTAGGTTCTTTTAAAATAATATCTCCAGAAAAATTTAATAAAGAGTTTATAGAACATTTGAATAATGCTTTATCTGTAATGCAAAGCAAATAA
- a CDS encoding glutamine synthetase III, whose protein sequence is MKKIPEIFGSMVFNDNVMKDKLPKDIYKKLIKTIKNGERLNLEVANVVAHAMKEWAIEKGATHFTHWFQPMTGVTAEKHTSFIAQTDDGATRMEFTGKELVQSEPDASSFPSGGLRATFEARGYTAWDPTSYAFIKDDTLCIPSAFCSYSGESLDKKTPLLRSMQVIEKEAKRILKLFGHNNVNRVFTTVGAEQEYFLIDRELYLQRPDLRYCKRTLFGACPPKGQELEDHYFGAIKPRVLAFMKELDIELWKLGIVAKTEHNEVAPGQYELAPEFTITNMATDQNQITMELMKVIAEKHNLACILHEKPFVGVNGSGKHNNWSIATDTGMNLLDPTDNPAKNKQFLLFLIAIIKAVDEYQDLLRVTTASASNDHRLGASEAPPAIISMFLGDELTEVLESMEHSKDYEGKGKVEMEMGVNSLARLTKDSTDRNRTSPLAFTGNKFEFRMVGSSLSVSGPNIILNTIVAEALSQFADILEKSSNFEKDLDELIRDTIKKHKRIIYNGNNYSDEWVKEAEKRGLFNLKTTPEALPHFISQKNIDVLTKHKVLTEAEIHSRYEIGMEEYVKEMNIEALTLTDMVYKHILPSSIEYSGELANIADKKNNLKVNFDVESDLINKLNKLISDLYSKLAKLEEYIAESKKITDILKSANFSRDKIFACLEDMRVTIDELERTVSKKYWKLPTYGDMLYSLS, encoded by the coding sequence ATGAAAAAAATACCAGAAATTTTTGGTAGCATGGTTTTTAATGATAATGTTATGAAGGATAAGCTCCCTAAAGACATTTATAAAAAACTTATAAAAACCATAAAAAATGGCGAGCGTTTAAATTTAGAAGTTGCTAATGTGGTAGCACATGCTATGAAGGAATGGGCTATAGAGAAAGGTGCTACTCATTTCACTCATTGGTTTCAGCCCATGACAGGTGTAACAGCAGAAAAACATACCAGCTTTATAGCTCAGACAGATGACGGTGCAACTCGTATGGAGTTTACCGGTAAAGAATTAGTTCAAAGCGAACCAGATGCTTCTAGTTTCCCTTCAGGAGGTCTAAGGGCCACATTTGAAGCAAGAGGATATACTGCTTGGGATCCTACTTCTTATGCTTTTATTAAAGATGATACTTTATGCATACCTAGTGCTTTCTGCTCATACAGCGGAGAATCATTGGATAAAAAAACCCCACTACTTCGTTCAATGCAGGTTATAGAAAAAGAAGCTAAAAGAATATTAAAACTTTTCGGTCATAATAATGTTAATAGAGTTTTTACAACTGTAGGAGCAGAACAGGAATATTTTTTAATAGACAGAGAATTATATTTACAAAGACCTGATTTAAGATACTGCAAAAGAACATTATTTGGTGCCTGTCCGCCTAAGGGTCAGGAATTAGAAGATCATTATTTCGGTGCTATTAAACCTAGAGTACTTGCTTTTATGAAAGAGCTTGATATTGAGCTTTGGAAACTAGGTATAGTTGCTAAAACAGAACATAATGAGGTAGCTCCGGGACAGTATGAATTAGCTCCAGAGTTTACTATTACAAATATGGCAACAGATCAGAATCAAATTACTATGGAGCTTATGAAAGTAATAGCTGAAAAACATAATTTAGCTTGTATACTTCATGAAAAACCTTTCGTTGGTGTAAATGGAAGCGGTAAACATAATAATTGGTCTATAGCTACAGATACAGGAATGAATTTATTAGATCCTACAGATAATCCTGCAAAAAATAAACAGTTTTTGCTATTTTTAATAGCTATCATTAAAGCTGTTGATGAATATCAGGACTTACTTAGAGTTACAACTGCTAGTGCCAGCAATGATCACAGACTTGGTGCTTCTGAAGCTCCTCCTGCTATTATATCAATGTTTCTTGGAGATGAATTAACTGAAGTACTTGAGTCTATGGAACATTCTAAGGATTATGAAGGAAAAGGAAAAGTAGAAATGGAAATGGGAGTTAATTCTTTAGCAAGACTTACTAAAGATTCTACTGACAGAAATAGAACTTCTCCTTTAGCATTTACAGGAAACAAATTTGAGTTTAGAATGGTAGGCTCTAGTCTTTCAGTATCAGGACCTAATATAATATTAAATACTATAGTTGCTGAGGCTTTATCGCAGTTTGCTGATATATTAGAAAAGTCTTCAAATTTTGAAAAAGATTTAGATGAGCTTATAAGAGATACTATAAAAAAACATAAAAGAATAATTTATAATGGAAATAACTATTCTGATGAATGGGTAAAAGAAGCTGAAAAAAGAGGCTTATTTAATCTAAAAACTACACCTGAAGCATTACCTCATTTTATATCTCAAAAGAATATAGATGTATTAACAAAACATAAAGTGCTAACAGAAGCTGAAATACATTCTAGATATGAAATAGGAATGGAAGAGTATGTTAAAGAAATGAATATTGAAGCTCTTACATTGACTGATATGGTTTATAAGCATATACTTCCTTCTTCTATAGAATACAGCGGAGAACTTGCAAATATTGCTGATAAGAAAAATAATTTAAAAGTAAACTTTGATGTTGAAAGCGATTTAATTAATAAACTTAATAAACTTATTTCAGATTTATACAGCAAATTGGCAAAATTAGAAGAATATATAGCAGAAAGTAAAAAAATTACTGATATATTAAAATCAGCTAATTTTTCAAGAGATAAGATATTTGCATGTTTAGAAGATATGAGAGTTACAATAGATGAATTAGAAAGAACTGTTTCTAAAAAATATTGGAAACTTCCAACTTACGGAGATATGCTTTACAGTTTATCATAA
- a CDS encoding protein-glutamate methylesterase/protein-glutamine glutaminase, giving the protein MATKIKVLAIDDSALIRQLLTKIVNSDPALEMVGTAANPILAENKVKNLKPDIITLDIEMPEMDGITYLKKLMLNNPIPVIMFSSLLDKHRELALDALNIGAFDYVIKPSANVRDGVEELATDLVEKIKNAYANRAKFYRKHGVTMPTDTTPTVERTPISLEAPKTAGFKVYAKNTADIILPLTPSRETPMDKIILIGSSTGGTEALIECLKNVTPSAPPIVIAQHMPEHFTTSFAKRLNSILKIDVAESEDGMSIGRGQAVLARGAKHTMIKVKGGKYYIEVRDGEPVTRHKPSVDVLFRSGAVYAKNKAIGIILTGMGDDGANGMKEMKDAGAYNIAQNEETCTVFGMPREAIARGGVDEVLPLDKILAAALKRA; this is encoded by the coding sequence ATGGCTACAAAAATTAAAGTATTGGCTATTGATGATAGCGCACTAATTAGACAGTTACTTACTAAAATTGTAAACTCAGATCCTGCATTGGAAATGGTAGGAACTGCAGCAAATCCAATTTTAGCTGAAAATAAGGTAAAAAATCTTAAACCGGACATTATTACTTTAGATATAGAAATGCCTGAAATGGACGGTATTACTTATCTTAAAAAACTTATGCTTAATAATCCTATTCCTGTAATAATGTTTAGTTCTCTTTTGGATAAACATAGAGAATTAGCTTTAGATGCATTAAATATAGGTGCTTTTGATTATGTTATAAAACCATCTGCTAATGTTAGAGATGGGGTTGAAGAATTAGCTACTGATTTAGTTGAAAAAATTAAAAATGCCTATGCAAACAGAGCTAAATTCTATAGAAAACATGGTGTTACTATGCCTACTGATACAACTCCTACAGTAGAAAGAACACCTATTAGCTTGGAAGCTCCTAAAACTGCCGGATTTAAAGTTTACGCCAAAAATACTGCCGATATTATTCTTCCTCTTACTCCTTCTAGAGAAACTCCTATGGATAAAATTATTCTTATAGGATCTTCTACAGGAGGTACTGAAGCTTTGATAGAATGCTTAAAAAATGTTACTCCTTCTGCTCCTCCTATAGTTATTGCTCAGCATATGCCTGAACATTTTACTACTTCTTTTGCTAAGAGATTGAATAGCATATTAAAAATTGATGTGGCTGAATCTGAAGACGGTATGAGTATAGGAAGAGGTCAGGCCGTACTTGCAAGAGGTGCTAAACATACTATGATTAAGGTTAAAGGCGGTAAATATTACATAGAAGTTAGAGACGGAGAGCCTGTTACAAGACATAAACCTTCTGTGGATGTACTTTTCAGAAGTGGTGCTGTTTATGCTAAAAACAAAGCTATAGGAATTATACTTACCGGTATGGGTGATGATGGTGCTAATGGTATGAAAGAAATGAAAGATGCTGGTGCTTATAATATAGCTCAAAATGAAGAAACTTGTACTGTATTTGGTATGCCTAGAGAAGCAATAGCTAGAGGCGGTGTAGACGAAGTACTTCCTTTAGACAAAATATTAGCTGCAGCTTTGAAAAGAGCATAA
- a CDS encoding chemotaxis protein CheD, whose amino-acid sequence MIDFPAAANSNFKRITIYIGGYYASKEPAVIKTVLGSCISVCLFENKLKFGGMNHFMLPEMREWENPADDYNNTRYGVFAMEVLINEIIKLGGKKENLTAKIFGGGHVLSGMTSNILQVPDKNIQFAKKFLADEKIPIVSEDIGGNWPRKVFFFNTENRVLMKKLEGKTKEFSAEQEIKYSKNLQHKLEEKSDITLF is encoded by the coding sequence ATGATTGATTTTCCGGCAGCAGCCAATAGCAATTTTAAAAGAATCACAATATATATAGGTGGTTATTATGCTTCAAAAGAACCTGCTGTAATAAAAACAGTTCTAGGCAGTTGTATATCCGTATGCCTGTTTGAGAATAAACTTAAATTCGGCGGTATGAATCACTTTATGCTTCCTGAAATGAGAGAATGGGAAAATCCAGCTGATGATTATAATAATACTAGATATGGTGTTTTTGCTATGGAGGTTCTTATAAACGAAATTATTAAATTAGGGGGTAAAAAGGAAAATCTTACAGCTAAAATATTCGGCGGAGGACATGTACTTTCAGGTATGACTAGTAATATACTTCAAGTGCCTGATAAGAATATACAATTTGCTAAAAAATTTTTGGCAGATGAAAAAATACCTATAGTTAGTGAAGATATAGGCGGTAATTGGCCTAGAAAAGTATTCTTTTTCAATACAGAAAATAGAGTGCTTATGAAAAAATTAGAAGGTAAAACCAAAGAATTTTCAGCTGAACAAGAAATTAAATACTCTAAAAATTTACAGCATAAACTTGAAGAAAAATCAGATATTACATTGTTTTAA
- a CDS encoding CheR family methyltransferase: MEDINEHMPALSDAEFNELVKIIYDKTRIQMTSHKRALVTSRLSKRLRALKMNSFREYIDFVKNAKDEELTNFVNAVTTNKTDFFRENKHFEYMKSTFLPEWEKNFKAGKVKNLRIWSAACSTGEEPYTIQMTLHEYFGANYDKYDIKVLASDIDTNVLAHGRAGIYKDESVDPIQDNILRKYFLKGTGDKEGLYKVKDILKKNLFFRQLNFKDEDFDIHTQFDLIFCRNVIIYFDKEFQKELFNKFHRYLKDDGLVFIGHSETLFGVSDKFKYVSSNIYKKI; the protein is encoded by the coding sequence ATGGAAGATATAAATGAGCATATGCCTGCTTTAAGCGATGCTGAATTTAATGAATTAGTTAAAATTATTTATGATAAAACTAGAATACAAATGACTAGTCATAAAAGGGCTTTAGTAACTTCCAGATTAAGTAAGAGACTAAGAGCTTTAAAAATGAACTCATTCAGAGAGTATATAGATTTTGTGAAAAATGCTAAAGATGAGGAATTAACTAATTTTGTTAATGCTGTTACCACTAATAAAACTGATTTCTTTAGAGAAAATAAGCATTTTGAATATATGAAAAGTACATTTCTTCCAGAGTGGGAAAAAAATTTTAAAGCGGGAAAAGTAAAGAATCTTAGAATATGGTCGGCAGCTTGTTCAACCGGAGAAGAACCCTACACTATTCAAATGACTTTACATGAATATTTTGGTGCTAACTATGATAAATATGATATAAAAGTTTTAGCTAGTGATATAGATACAAATGTATTAGCTCATGGCAGAGCAGGTATTTATAAAGATGAATCTGTTGATCCAATACAGGATAATATATTAAGAAAATATTTTTTAAAAGGAACCGGTGATAAAGAAGGATTATATAAAGTTAAAGATATTCTAAAAAAGAATTTATTCTTTAGGCAATTAAATTTTAAAGATGAAGATTTTGATATTCATACTCAATTCGATTTAATATTTTGCAGGAATGTTATTATTTATTTTGATAAAGAATTCCAAAAGGAATTATTTAATAAATTTCATAGATATTTGAAAGATGACGGTTTAGTGTTTATAGGACACTCAGAAACATTATTTGGTGTGTCGGATAAATTTAAATATGTATCAAGCAATATCTATAAAAAGATTTAA
- a CDS encoding chemotaxis protein CheW — MLDNQKINAANIPQVGGTSLEHDENISIEPSQQFLVFKIDNEEYALDVLSIEGIVGVTNITPVPGSPKFMRGLMNLRGNILHIVDIRIRFGLDRRDDHSIEDDVIIVISTTNRKFGILADMVSDVITVYESQMTETPIDNMRGLQISNVIRLENKIIMVLPIEEIIKSNDANNQTV; from the coding sequence ATGTTAGATAATCAAAAAATAAATGCAGCTAATATACCTCAGGTTGGCGGTACATCTTTAGAACATGATGAAAATATTTCTATTGAACCTAGTCAGCAATTCTTAGTATTTAAAATTGATAATGAAGAATATGCTCTTGATGTATTAAGTATTGAAGGTATTGTAGGCGTAACTAATATAACTCCTGTTCCCGGAAGTCCTAAATTTATGAGAGGACTTATGAATTTGAGAGGTAACATCCTTCACATAGTTGATATAAGAATAAGGTTTGGTTTGGATAGGAGAGACGATCATTCTATTGAAGACGATGTTATTATAGTAATATCCACTACTAATAGAAAATTTGGTATATTGGCAGATATGGTAAGCGATGTTATTACAGTTTATGAAAGCCAGATGACAGAAACCCCTATTGATAATATGAGAGGACTTCAAATTTCTAATGTTATTAGATTAGAAAATAAGATTATTATGGTTCTTCCTATAGAAGAAATTATAAAATCTAATGATGCAAATAATCAAACAGTATAA
- a CDS encoding chemotaxis protein CheA → MFDSDEFISIFLSEAKEIVEGLENDLVLLEDNKSDEDLLNKIFRSAHTLKSSAGTVGFTTMSELNHVAENLLEKVRSGKLDVTPQMITVLLEFLDTVKLMLQNIVDGKGETDGVTNIDSLKAKIKAIADGNDPAAVAPAPKPAEAPKAEEKPAETPKAEEAKPAEAAASSGGSNSFHIDMGFKATIFDNGIDPLMFLNDLRAIGTINNLKIECNNLPTILNLEDPYVCYTQFSLDFDTNAPDEQVQNIFLFVIDDNDINIVNTKADIKDDDEVKPSAEAPKAEEAKPAEAPKAEEKPAENAPANNAQAQPAVHKAKVQAPSTVRVDTRKLDSLMNLIGELVIAQSRIMQLTQSLDIDNGLKEAVSSMDRTSRQIQEEVMNIRMMPIGPIFNQFHRYVRDLNLELNKEVKLVLKGETTEIDKNMLEQLSDPLKHMIRNSMDHGIEKTKEERIARGKPEYGTITMSAAHQEGHVVIEVADDGNGLNKEKILSKAIEKGLLSKDGKYSDVEIYRTIFYPGVSTADKITDISGRGVGMDVVRANVEKMKGKIEIKSVEGKGSTFIVKLPLTLAIIEGITFALGKQIYIMPLISIIEQIKVKNEQVKPFEGKGEMIKIRDEYLPLIRLHKVFEIETQVDNIDDGIVVVVEAGYRKCAIFVDELLDQQQVVIKSLDSAFSKHAGIAGGTILGDGRIALIIDIQGLVNMSLQGKINNGVK, encoded by the coding sequence ATGTTTGATAGTGATGAATTTATTTCGATATTCTTAAGCGAAGCTAAAGAAATTGTAGAAGGTTTAGAAAATGATTTAGTTTTGTTAGAGGATAATAAAAGTGATGAAGACCTTTTAAATAAAATATTTAGGAGTGCTCATACTCTTAAATCTTCAGCAGGCACTGTTGGTTTTACTACTATGAGTGAATTAAACCATGTTGCCGAAAATTTATTAGAAAAGGTAAGAAGCGGTAAATTGGATGTAACTCCGCAAATGATAACAGTACTTCTTGAATTTTTGGATACTGTTAAACTTATGCTGCAAAATATTGTAGACGGTAAAGGTGAAACAGATGGAGTTACTAATATAGATTCATTAAAGGCTAAAATTAAAGCTATAGCTGACGGAAATGATCCTGCAGCAGTAGCTCCTGCTCCAAAACCAGCGGAAGCCCCTAAAGCTGAAGAAAAGCCTGCAGAAACTCCTAAAGCTGAAGAAGCTAAACCGGCAGAAGCAGCAGCATCTAGCGGAGGCTCTAATTCTTTCCATATTGATATGGGATTTAAAGCTACTATTTTTGATAATGGTATAGACCCTCTTATGTTCTTGAATGACCTTAGAGCTATTGGTACTATTAATAATTTAAAAATAGAATGTAATAATTTACCGACTATTTTAAATCTTGAGGATCCTTATGTTTGCTACACTCAGTTTTCTTTGGATTTTGATACTAATGCTCCAGATGAACAGGTGCAAAATATTTTCTTGTTTGTAATAGATGACAATGATATTAATATTGTAAATACAAAAGCAGATATTAAAGATGATGATGAAGTAAAACCTTCTGCAGAAGCCCCTAAAGCTGAAGAAGCTAAACCGGCAGAGGCTCCTAAGGCTGAAGAAAAGCCTGCCGAAAATGCTCCTGCTAATAATGCTCAGGCTCAGCCGGCAGTACATAAAGCTAAAGTTCAGGCTCCTTCAACAGTTAGGGTTGATACAAGAAAATTAGACAGTTTAATGAACTTAATTGGAGAACTTGTTATAGCTCAGTCAAGAATAATGCAGCTTACTCAAAGTTTAGATATTGATAATGGACTTAAAGAAGCTGTAAGTTCAATGGATAGAACTTCAAGACAAATACAAGAAGAAGTTATGAATATTAGGATGATGCCTATAGGTCCTATATTCAATCAGTTCCATAGATATGTTAGAGATTTGAATTTGGAATTGAATAAAGAAGTTAAACTAGTTCTTAAAGGTGAAACTACTGAGATAGATAAAAATATGTTGGAGCAGTTATCTGACCCTCTTAAACATATGATAAGAAATTCTATGGACCATGGTATAGAAAAAACAAAAGAAGAAAGAATAGCCAGAGGTAAGCCTGAATACGGTACAATAACAATGTCAGCTGCTCACCAAGAGGGACATGTTGTTATAGAGGTAGCTGATGATGGAAATGGATTAAATAAAGAAAAAATATTAAGTAAAGCCATTGAAAAAGGACTACTTTCAAAAGACGGTAAATATTCTGATGTAGAAATATACAGAACTATATTCTATCCAGGAGTTTCTACTGCTGATAAAATAACAGACATATCCGGAAGAGGTGTTGGTATGGATGTTGTTAGAGCCAATGTAGAAAAAATGAAAGGTAAAATAGAAATCAAATCTGTAGAAGGTAAAGGCAGCACATTCATAGTTAAACTTCCTTTGACTTTAGCTATTATTGAGGGTATTACTTTTGCTTTAGGTAAGCAGATATACATTATGCCTCTAATTTCTATCATAGAACAAATAAAAGTAAAAAATGAACAGGTAAAACCTTTTGAAGGTAAAGGAGAAATGATAAAAATTAGAGATGAATATTTGCCTTTAATAAGACTTCATAAAGTATTTGAAATAGAAACACAAGTAGATAACATAGATGATGGAATAGTTGTTGTTGTTGAAGCTGGATATAGAAAATGTGCTATCTTTGTTGATGAACTTTTAGATCAGCAGCAGGTAGTTATTAAGTCTTTAGACTCAGCATTCAGCAAACATGCAGGAATAGCCGGAGGTACTATACTTGGAGACGGAAGAATAGCCCTCATTATAGATATACAAGGATTAGTAAATATGTCTTTACAAGGAAAAATAAATAACGGCGTAAAATAA
- a CDS encoding response regulator, with the protein MAKTILIVDDSNTARASVEYTLKKGSYTVVSADDGTTGLEVLGKTPNVDMIITDLNMPKMDGIEFIKHVRKVDQHKYTPILMLTTESQDEKKMEGKAAGASGWLVKPFNPTQLLDVVKRFLN; encoded by the coding sequence ATGGCTAAAACAATACTAATTGTAGACGATTCTAATACAGCTAGAGCATCTGTTGAATATACTTTGAAAAAAGGCAGCTATACTGTAGTTTCTGCTGATGACGGTACTACAGGTTTAGAGGTTCTTGGTAAGACTCCGAATGTTGATATGATAATAACAGACCTTAATATGCCAAAAATGGACGGTATAGAATTTATTAAGCATGTAAGAAAGGTGGATCAGCATAAATACACCCCTATTCTAATGCTTACAACAGAATCTCAGGATGAGAAAAAAATGGAGGGTAAAGCCGCAGGTGCAAGTGGTTGGCTAGTAAAGCCATTTAACCCAACTCAGCTTTTAGATGTAGTAAAACGTTTTTTAAATTGA
- a CDS encoding chemotaxis protein produces the protein MAATSIIDNNIKQDILDYSAILETTVKDINSFLEEVGRVYSFIGEKFPMIEQEMKNENEKANNLLSYFTNKEKGEKNFSNDLDENQEDFFRSFDRMQNFISQDNELSDSLVEDVGKTSNIMDSIEQIRMLADQIKVYSLNAIIISSKYGAGGKAFGEISKNIIKMSETSNEQADQMNRIGKELFVRFESFKTEILKTNELQRQNFTIMREQLDKEHNNMVNSFAVFSNVISDIISRVDNTYDFIFEVMMVLPREDIVRQQTEHIIESMNSIVYENRNFIEFYGKEVETMDASDLEKAENQSLEHKLLDLLTFDDVVLTLIIENFKSIHEEIDLTNSDIYKSLKGLKDALTDITLDRTTIVEYMIGGETGKSEFPFTVSESLFNEYMGFIKLYLENFKLFLTNKYRISDSNIAIIDSIEELESMFLETKNIAKTFNSINFLAKIELEKNSNIFNNSQTFSIESVESIATNITETVDGCLEQFHNIKSAIFSSINKFKSNINQQSSEHSFIESMTESVSKRLDESKYIINNNIKRLDSYADELFGLIDKTLIDLSSLSTLLTKINEIIEIFNSMRNVIRNKKNEYYKLLGIDNWKIESDKYLDIVNSYTIKKERAIANSILSGEDAPNVDINIDVGADSGDFTMF, from the coding sequence GTGGCAGCAACTAGTATTATAGACAATAATATAAAGCAGGATATCCTTGACTATTCTGCAATATTAGAAACAACTGTAAAAGATATTAACTCTTTTCTTGAAGAAGTAGGAAGAGTATATAGCTTTATAGGTGAAAAGTTTCCTATGATCGAACAGGAAATGAAAAACGAAAATGAAAAAGCTAATAATCTGCTTTCGTATTTTACTAACAAAGAAAAAGGTGAAAAAAACTTTTCAAATGATTTGGACGAAAATCAGGAAGACTTTTTTAGATCCTTTGATAGAATGCAAAATTTCATATCACAGGATAATGAACTTTCTGATTCCTTAGTCGAAGATGTAGGCAAAACAAGTAATATTATGGATTCCATAGAACAAATAAGAATGCTTGCTGACCAAATTAAAGTTTATTCATTAAATGCCATTATTATATCTTCTAAATATGGTGCCGGAGGTAAGGCTTTCGGAGAAATATCTAAAAATATAATAAAAATGTCTGAAACATCAAATGAACAGGCAGATCAAATGAATAGAATCGGTAAGGAATTGTTTGTAAGGTTTGAATCATTTAAAACTGAAATACTAAAAACAAATGAACTGCAAAGGCAAAATTTTACAATCATGAGAGAACAGCTTGATAAAGAACATAATAATATGGTTAATTCTTTTGCAGTATTTTCTAATGTAATATCAGATATAATATCAAGAGTTGACAATACTTATGATTTTATATTTGAAGTAATGATGGTTCTTCCTCGTGAGGATATAGTAAGGCAGCAGACAGAACACATAATAGAATCTATGAATTCAATAGTTTATGAAAATAGGAATTTCATTGAATTCTACGGAAAAGAAGTAGAAACTATGGATGCTTCAGATCTTGAAAAAGCTGAAAATCAAAGCTTAGAACATAAGCTGCTTGATTTACTTACTTTTGATGATGTAGTTCTAACTTTAATCATAGAAAATTTTAAATCCATACATGAAGAAATTGATCTTACTAACTCAGATATTTATAAAAGTTTAAAAGGCTTAAAAGATGCTTTAACAGATATTACATTAGATAGAACTACCATAGTAGAATATATGATTGGAGGAGAAACAGGTAAGTCGGAATTCCCTTTTACAGTTTCTGAGTCTTTATTTAATGAATATATGGGATTCATCAAACTTTATTTGGAAAACTTTAAATTATTTTTAACTAATAAATACAGGATATCCGACAGCAATATAGCCATAATAGATTCAATAGAAGAATTGGAAAGTATGTTCTTGGAAACAAAAAACATTGCTAAAACTTTTAACTCCATCAACTTTTTAGCTAAGATAGAACTTGAAAAGAATAGTAATATATTTAATAATTCGCAGACTTTTTCTATAGAAAGTGTTGAATCAATAGCTACCAACATTACAGAAACAGTAGATGGGTGTTTAGAGCAATTCCATAATATTAAATCAGCTATTTTCAGTTCAATTAATAAATTTAAATCAAATATTAATCAGCAGTCAAGTGAGCATTCTTTTATAGAATCTATGACAGAAAGTGTAAGCAAGCGTTTGGACGAATCAAAATATATCATTAATAATAATATAAAAAGATTAGACAGTTATGCTGATGAATTATTCGGACTTATAGATAAAACTTTAATAGATTTAAGTTCTTTAAGTACATTGCTTACAAAAATTAATGAAATAATAGAAATTTTTAATAGTATGAGAAATGTTATAAGAAATAAAAAGAATGAATATTATAAATTATTAGGTATAGATAATTGGAAAATAGAAAGTGATAAATATTTGGATATAGTTAATTCTTATACAATAAAAAAAGAAAGAGCTATTGCCAACAGTATTTTGTCTGGAGAAGATGCACCAAATGTCGATATAAATATAGATGTAGGTGCAGATAGCGGCGATTTTACTATGTTTTAA